The genomic segment tggggtttcctactcgagcccgctgggtgatcagtgcgacccatttactccatTAGCGTCACTTTGTGCTAATCCCACCTGGCACTGCTTGTTGTTCTCCCGAGTGTGGGTGGCTTTGAGGAGCTCTTGGCACACAGCGGGCACCCAGCCTTGCAAGAAGTGCAAGCCCACTTGAAAGTAGCACTCAGTTCCAGGATGCCACAAATGTAGATAAAATCTAGCCAATGCTTCAGACCAGGAAAGTGGTAAATGCCGGTCATTTGTGTTACATTTACATGAATGTTAATAATGGGAGATAAACGAACTGACTGACCCACAACTGTGTATTAgtgacagctgcttccagttggTTCTTTGACTCCAATCTTACCTGGCCCACGTCACTGTTGGATCCTGCGGAGATGAACATGCCGTTCTTGTCCTTCAGGAAGCTCCTCTGAGACCAATAGGCTAgatcagaagcaaagcttttcctgtgccctGGATTCCTAGGGTCATCTACGCTTGTGCTGTCGgtgttcacagaaatcacacacctacttcctgcatccttctctctctgtgcattaacattacaattgtagtatcaaactaccagcaatcaggctttCACTAATAAGTTGTGGTttagtctgggtttaaaccaagttcaacAGCAAGGCACACCACACAGATGGCTACTGTGGGATAAGCCTGCTCTTGAGCCATGCCGGGTGATGCACAgcccaggagtgagtgacctgaaccaacaggcTCATCAGGAACCGTCacttgcatttttccctctgcctcacgtatgggtcacccacacagcacagtgcattggaaaacgctttttatttgaggaacagctgtaattcacaaggaaccgcagaacatttctctccaAGCATCCAAAGGCACTCATTCTCttgactgctttggtgagaacagcattcctgcgatggaaacctgcaagttttgcacagaagacaaaagtaccaacaacataagaaacaaaggCAATCTTACTACGTGAAATTCTATTCTTTCATCGTATTTTCCGATGGGCCTAGACCAAGAGGTTACAGGCAGTGCCCAACAACTCACAAGAAACTATGGATTGGCTCCTGCCTGGAGCTTgtttcttccccaccagaagctatttatggttgtctacatgggaagggatgaaattgcagcaaataaactGATTGTgctgacaaccctgagagtcatcttccatgagaagAAGTTCTGATGGGGGATTAAACGGCTTAGTTATCTGTGGCCTGATTTGCACGCTGGGCATGTCCTTGTAGTACGACCTGTCCAAGGCCTTGGTCTTTTCTCGTgacaaaaggacagcagagaaggacagTAAGtgaccttcattgccctcaaGTCCAAATATACCAGAATTGAGGGTGATTTGGCCATACCACCTGTAGGAAAATCATCTGACAACTACTGgcctcttttctgctctttatcattctgcctgtttttaagtagaagaggcagaaacaaagcagaaacatgttcagcaagtgggaaaaggttactatttgatcacacaatcaagtctaTCCAGATCCATACaccaatagcttgatggtaatCCTTGTTTTAGTTTCAGCTCTCTTAAATTCTCTAAACACATTTAACATAATATAAACatatgtattttgcatataCAAACACCATCATAACAGAAAATACCTCTCTCTGAGGTGGGTTTCTGCTCGtttcctacccataactctctaactttggccagtacacgactgctgaaaggtgctCTTGGAGGCACATCTCCTGCATTAGCTTGTCCTGTTACTGTTGAGAATGGCTTTGGTCTTGCGGCTGTCAAGCAAGAGGGAAAAacgatcagccttgtgcaatcaaagTGATGGGGAGTTGTGCGTTATATTCCCCCCCGAAAATTTACCTCCTCTTGGTCCGGATGAAGGCAGatggtaaggcttggctctctctacagccagctgcctctgacctcgAGGAAGGGTCTTGCCATGTTTTGCTGACAGAGAATTTCTGGCAGctgccccctgtccccagcgAGGATCACAATCGGTCTGATGAACGAGAAGCGTAAAGCAAGAAGGTAAATAATTACAAGCAGTTCATTGCACGGAACTCTCGGTGCTGTTTCCAATTAGTGAATACGTTTCCTCTACAggtgcagtaaaatacacccACGGCACAGAGCGGCAGCCAGTTCTGCCCATCCGCGCACACCAGCTCCACCCGGTATTTTGAGCCAAGtggaaggaagactagaataataACAGAAGCTACAACTTTAAGTTAAAACCATGCCGGCACTCTGCAGAACCTGAGCCTGACCCACCtgtcagcacccacaagttTCACGTggctgacaaaacagcagcctttcccttgtttttcccaaaacgccactgccccaggtgactgaatctccagggcaACGGCGGGTTACATTGGACAAAaggaagtgaggattaaaacagggaagagaaagctccctacacaccccttccccctgGATGGAGGCTTTCAATTGCAGGCCCTAAACCTTCCAAACCCACCCCATAACTTTGCTTCCCTGGAAAACTCTGGTTCCACAAACCACCCaatggatcacagaaccacaacagaagttcccatAAATCAAAATTTGACCTGGCTATTTTGAGATACAGAAGTTAGGTAAGATTTTTGGTCCTAAAAGTGGTAAAATGAAAGTTGTGGAATTGCAGAGCTCATGCTATAACTTGAGCAAATAATATAAAGAACAACCCATAGTGTACATTTTGCCTGTGGATTGGCACCCAGAGTTGCGTGCAAGGTACAAGGgatgacatacaacacactcttcattccacagtgacccaaacaacttccaatAATCCGAACCCTACACAATGTATGTCGCTGAATAACTGaatggtaagagtggctgacaggaGAGGTACTTATTTcatcctcagacacaaacaaactcTTTGAAGTGGAGtcaacaacagcctggaacaTTGAATTTCCAACTGCACGGGGAAGCTTTGGAGTAGTGACACattttgttcaacttttaggttcAGCCGTAACGTAAGGTGCAGAGGCTTATTCCAAGTAgttcaaagaagggtgtgataaagaaagcaggattcttacTGAGTGCTGTTAAACCAGTTAGTAACCCCTGAGAGAAGCTGGCACACTTGGCAGGACTTTTAcgcttaccatgagatgaacgtTCCTCGCCTGGCTCAGCTGTAGTGCTGGCACacagttggcacgctgcagATGCCGGATTAAAACAATTTCATGATTCCGTAAGAATTTCTCCAAACCCTTccatgagaaataacacattttaaaacatacatgaTGATCCTGCCTCGTCTCTTGGCAAAGAGGGGATTCAGGTTTCTTTCTTGCCCACGCTTCcttgttcagagtctgtgaaaggcagcttcAGGAAGTCTCCCACTAGTCCCATCTcccgacagatgtcatacatgtctCTTCATAGCTCTTCCACGTTTATCTTAGTGGTGTGTTGCTGCAGCAGACCCCAAGCCTCCGCCATGCAcctagaattaattttttcacatGTAAAGGAATATTAATGGAATCCCCAAAAAGATGCCCCACAATTATTGATATTCCAAGTTTAAAGGAAGTTTAGGGGATCTGAATTTCTAGTATTTGTTCTCCACCTTTCACAGTATCTGAATGCCAAAACGGTGGCAtgtatttctttacctattggacaacagcacagtgaggaaaagccgcGCTTCACGACTGCTTGCGAATGGTGGCTTCATCACCTGCAGGTAGGTGAGGGCTCGCCcatgctctccttggcacatgagggactGAAGAATTCTCACGTCttgccacgacacaggtttgATTGCAGCTGGTTCaaagagcagggccagggaatTCTGCAGACGTTACAGATCAGGTTGATTAAGATATATagacacacacgcacacaacaAATCTATTCAAAAGTTTCTTCCGTAAGGGTGAATCTCTGTGGAATAAACTCAGAGGATGACTAATGAAGGACTTGATACGGGACAGGGAAATAGAAATCCTGAAGTATCTGCAGAAAAAACAATGCAGTGAGTGTCCAGAACAAAGGGAGTCTTTTGAAAGGAGCGATTCTCACTTTTCTAGGATCACCAAATCTCCGTATGCAAACATCACCTTTCATAAAGACAAGTTattctcccaggcaaacaggTCATACAAACATCGTGACAGGCAAAGAACAGCCTCCAGCATCAGAAGGAACAGGAAGTAGCTTGAAAAGTCACTTTTGCAGTCTTCCACCTCAAATCatgctgccaggatggcagtttGAATAGTTCAAGTACCtaaaccactgcttttgagaaagtgcttgactgctctgctgaaaacagcCCAAACAGACGGATTTGGCAATTCACATGGCAAGCGCTATTAACCTtgacttcttcattgtcttaatccatttcctGTCAACGCAATTAAAACCCAATTGCAAATCATCAcgtattgctgaaggtgctgctgaagcataTTACAAAAAACGCTTCCGATGCTTTATCACCTGTTATTAGCTAAGCACCAGGGGGTTTTGCATCATTGGATAGATCCTAGCTTTGTATTGCAATGTGTGCCCAACTCAACTGTCACATACTTACATCATAATCCTTGTGGTCTAGAAACCAAAAACCTTGAATAAGCTTAACAAGGCCCAAAGGGATGGCAAAGGCGGCTGCGAAGGAGTCGACtgaagtttctgttttatttggagAGGAATGCGtgatgtctagcagcaagtaaattgtctgatatcaggtatctaattaaggctaataaatttgcaagaccaacaatttatcaTATGAAATAATAGTATTAATATTCTTGATAGAATATTAATAaatcataaaatgaaataaggaTATAATCGTGGAAGGacacagaaaatactcatgtcttagtcttgccattttatgctgttgtaacctgaagatagtcaggTCCTGACAACAAAATTGCAGTCTGAATAAATagccagaaagacagactctttGATTTCTCTCAGGCGttcagaaaggttgcctttcCATATTTAAACAGTTCCATTTGAAACTCAGGCTCCCTCtttagtcactggagccaccagctggacattcaaaacatGCGAACAGCCAACgcttgattattaaagcaaacaaattctacagttggctttttccctcctttccagggAATATAAAACAGTTGAAATTACGGTGTCCTTACAACACAGCTTAGCTCTGAATGATTAAAACTGGGTTTAAACCAGCACGTGGGTCACTCATCGGCAGTGtcactttctctttctgacagctgtttttaGGGATGTATTCTCATCAGAGAGCTGCGGGGTGCAAGAGTTTTTAAAGCCCTtgctctctaggctcccctCTCGGGTCAGGCAACAAACAACAGAAGCAACACAGTATCTTTCGGcagcttaaaaattcagtttctgcccaatgacttttctcttctctctcttttagtGCATCACTCGAGGAAGCAGCCGTTTGCTACAGGTGCGGgtgctgcaaaaatgaaaaactgggTCTAAATTTTGAGAAGACCTAAGGgagctttctacctttaacattgcttagtaaaCCTGTTTCTCATATCAGAAAAGGCTTtgcaacaaaatgttttataaattcCTAAAAAAAACTCACAGtacaaagcaataaaacaatGCTTCCTTCTATGACGTCATTCTAAAGGAGGTGTTTTCACTTGCATTGTGGTTGAAGcataaattagaaaatgcatcgaacgcgtaggtgacagacatttcagaacaCCGATGCGCGTATACTGAAGGTGTCGTAGAAATACCTCCAAGGGATacgattgcatgtttgtggctttcttcaacgccttctagcaaatagagctccagcagtgcctggaatgaaaagggaaaaggctttTACAAACTCCTCTCTCTGAGAAATGattggctttgggggagggctgggctggggctggggtttgtggtggtggtggctgttttcagggaacacaacactcaccCGTAAActaggaggtgggtatttcccAGTTCCGCCTTCATCCCCCCGCCACAGCTCCTCAACTTGCTCTCCGaactgggaaaccatcccatcgaccatcaggcagtcagagtcccatttgcctctggaacaaaacgtagcgaggatttgacagaggaaaTCACTAATTCCAGCCTCTCAGTGTCACggatttcctccagccaaaacaaaaccagctaaagctcccacgagtccaagaaaggaacaaacacacacaggcATGATCGTGACTTGAAATCGACTGGAAAGACATTTCTGAGTCCGATAAAGGGTGTTCATTAGATCATAGTGAATTGTTAAAGGAGTCCCAAATAGACATCCTAAAAGCTCCCTTATTAAGGGAAAAGTTGCAATGACCTTTTAGATTTtcggttttcttttttgtcgcattacttgtaatacaaaggaagtgaaaacaaagctttttaagTGCCAGAAACAGCCACGCTCCTACTGACTAACAGAGGAAACGTGACAGTACCAGAATGCCAGGACTATTCTCTAACCCAAATCTAACGCCTCCAATGGCATTGTTCCATTGGCATTCCATTCCAGTAGCAAATACAACTGTTGATGGAAAAGCCACTCGCTGCCACTTCTGAATTTGCAGCGGAACTGTTCCAGAGCTTTCCTGTAGGTCTTACCTTGATAAACACTCAAGTTTCTGTCGATGAGCCACGTAGTAGCTCTGAATCAGAGGAGAATTgtagaaaggtctagagaaacgcatctcatcacctacaggcaataaataagaaggGAGTTAAAGAATtcatatcacattttcaacctACACTTTTGGACTAAACGGACAGAAGAACATACAAGCTcagcatcaaaagcacaggcaagCCTCCGACTTTGAATGAAGCCAAtcctctttctgcctttgctaaaagagacctaAGGCACAAGGCTCAAGTCCTGCTTGTCTCAAGTGCCAGTTCAAGCTTACAGTTGATGTAACATCCAGAACACAGAGTGTCAGCCAAAGTTcgttattaaaaaaaccccaattctCAAAGGGTTTTTATATATGTCATGTGAACATGGGTTAGACAATTCAGGCTGACAATAGAATTTATCACCCATCCAAATGGtgaactatttccaaggtgAAGTTTTTTCTCTAAGCAATCAATGAAAATTTCGAAACAGGCAGGTcatgcttttactgtaaaatcaagcattccaGTGTTGGTGCTGTAAGAGTTACTTGTTTAAAATCCCAGGTATTTCAAGCTGTGGACATGAGCAACTCCTTCAGTCAGAGGCTTATTGCTATTTCTGACCAACATCCCAGGCAGAAACTGCTGGCATTATTCTATGCTACGTAGTTGAAAAAACCAGGACaatctcaatttcagcagcagaacttcagcatctgctgtcactgaaccaGCACGACTTGGTATTGATGAAACATTGACAAAACCACGGCTAAGCACGTGTTCATAGGAAGCACCTCCTGCTACAGATGCAGGACAGTTTAGGCTTACCTGAGCCCTCTGGCAGGAGACGGGACCAGcagaaccagaggaccactcgtgcatacaaagctgtgaggctggtcaccgccagcttatttgtcaagtctgcaaaacatgaaaaaagccTGAGAGGACTGTTGGTATGCAATTTCTATTGGTTTTTTATAAAACTCCCCTCATCGCACTAGAGAGAAAGTCGAAAAATAACACCTTTACagcctttttcagaaaaataatggctgagtgtaGAAATTTTATCTCGGGGGCTACCgaggtgctgtgctttgagcttcagcccagagtcgTTTCATTTGATAGCCAGCACCACTtcacgggctgcgttacagaagcacccaacccccagGCTCAGCCGACTGTCAGACAGGTGTCACAATAGCACACGCTTTGTCAGCACAATGTCATCAGAGGTGGGttggtggggggttgggggtttttggtttccctgggtttttgcgtgacaaCCAATGAACAAGAgaaccaataaatggcatttgagctcggGTTAAGGTTATCGCTATTCAAAGCAGTGAAATACCTACCAAATTTATAggtgcttggatgaaaacacTGCTCAGGTAGTGGATAAGAAGGAGGAACTGTCCAATttaggctgcgctcctgcaccacaaTATCCAAAATGTGGTTGGGAGAAGTCATGCTTGTGACGGTGTCCAGTGACCACCgtgcaaaataggggcagtcctgaagggattcttctggcctgaaagaaaacaagtgcagaagCTAAACACCGACTTTCCAATGAATTACGGGGAGGGATATTGAAAACAACTTTGTCAAAATCtaccttagtgagcctggcATTTGAGCATGATACCAGCAGtcaaagtcaaatacacccaCATAAGTAGATGGCTTTCCCTGACCGCGTGTattcacttgccagctgaagactGATACACTGGTGTCAGGAGATATGACTGTgaaagacaagacattgtttcttattgggagaaaatacaatatctctgatattttcaaaacatcactttctattttggcttcattctgttacATCACTCGTGAAACGCAACACTTGACTaagaataatttctaaaatttaCACTTCTGTGTAAAGTTAGTCTACACAGAtattgaagactttcaggctgtgggtataGAACAGCGTTCATTGCTTAGATTACACAACCATTTCATTTAGAATCACCAAACACGGacatcaggaacaaaccttcatcaacACTATCTTCTCTGCCAACGTggttgggaaagatttctacagcctggCAGCTGAGTAGTTTGGTCTTGCTGCTctgccctctcaagggaaaggctctGCCCGTGAGGTctaaactgtacttttcaacacaggatgccaaacgctgcagaaaaaataacaggagagagaaaggtcattctgagataaaagcagacattatacctAACGATGAAAGAATGTATAAGTCTAATAGAACATGCATATTGTACTCTATCTCTCCCAGGCCcttaatctgatggcaaagagaacTAAGTGTCAAACTGTAACGGGTAAGTTTGGctgtaaaagctttgcacattcTCAAAATTGAGCATTTCCCTCACCATAttggttctaaatgtgttttgcagaattccttgcaaCATCAaggtttcttcacaaacctacaCAGTTGTCTAcaaagagagatctgaaataatgcgatacataggcatgcaaagcTCTGTGCTCCATGGCTTGATTACAGAACCAATGAAGTTAGAGAAGTCATGGCGTTGCAGCAGCTAAAGCTCTCTTGAGAGGTGTTATCTATAGGCACACACCACTAGAGTGAAAGCAcatccctcgggagtagccaAGAGAACTTCTTACTGAGTCACAAtcttctctcaaaccacgtcagctcctgccagctcctcctctcgcCTCGTCAGAGTCTAATGGGTGAAACATCCCTCCATtccttcaccaagtgcagccaacagcaaaaccacaCGGCGGACACggcatgcacgtgggcaaggcgttTAGCATCACAGATTCCTGCAGAGTCAGCAAACTCCTTTGAGAtctacagaaactccagcaggattgcGTTGAACCTCTGAGACCCCCATTTTCAAAGCAAGCATTAAccaaaatactgtctttccaaacaCAGCAGTTGGAtgtgtggattgtggacaaATAGCAGCTCTACGATTAAAAACCaactaaacaaaaccaaccaaccaacaaaaccacTAAGCAAATACAAGTCccccaaaacaccaccacaaaaaaaaaaaaagaaaatctattgGACCTCGTTCTGcccaagtttcctaaagtttcagaGCTCTAAAAGGACCTGGCATGAGCTGGCATGAGACAAGACATTCTCATATGACCCCATATGTTACATGTaactcacctactctgagaacaggcaagctttctcttaaccattctaggaagtactactaataaatatcaaggctgtagagcacagatcctGTCCTACTGCACCTCAACAGGAAACAAATGCTCTGAATTAAGGTTACTTTCCCCTCAAAACGATTTTGCATGGGTGTCAGGCATACTACTGCATAGAATTATACGGTCTAGAAACGCGTCTTCTCtctgttagataacagagagGTAAGGCTAGTTCATCTATACTTTAAACACAACATCTTTGGAGCCACTTCTAAACATTTACATACACTCTTCTGaccaaatcagaccactctttCCTGTATTTACGTATTTTGCTGGCGTCAAGAGCAGACTTCATTGGGAACACAGCCAGaaagtagaaagagttctctttagagctacTGAGATTCAGGATCAGCACCgaagagaccctgcaggtgagcTTCATTTGAAGTCCTGCTAACAGAgctcaaaacaaaaaccagaatcTAAACCTGAAGATCAGAACAGAGTAAAGCCGTATGACCGTGTTTAAGgcagggagacagacagaagcATATTCAAGTCTGCAGTTTGGTTCaacagagctactcaaagccctgCCTTCTCTTCCTACATGCCATTCAgttggtgtttaaatgaagaatcatttctTTGTAGAAGCTGCTtcctcttcaggaactgaatttatacgGGCTCTTTGCAGACGACTCTAGTTGGAACACACGGCACTGCGGTATGAAATTGTACGACTGGTTTTCAAAACGTATGGGCAAAGGCCATGCCCAAgaagactcagcaaaagattctttttttttaaagtcatctcTCAATTTTCATGGTAAATATTACCCCTGCCGACTTCACCGATACTCCCTTAGAGAAAAGGACTGTTTCCATCCTTTCACGGACGTGCACGTCTTACCTCATACATGACTTGTCCTGATGGCAAGCGTCTCCTGTCACCGAATTCTAACCGCAACAGGTGTAAACTCACAGCATCGCCTTCACTGAAAAAGGTATAAATGATGGCATTTGGtgacaaagctgctttataggCCTTGTTATCCTTTCCTTAGatctaggctgaggtttcctgaatagcactgtcttgctgaaaagaaaaacagcccttcccaaaacatGAGAAATGGCCACATTTAGCCGCTAAaacacaaaggaggaaatttggacactaacagcttctggggcaaaggctaACTGAACCATTTGCAAGCTTTAAGATGTTATGTGGAGTAAAAGTGGTTGGGAAtagtttttcacagtgaagaGTTCTCAACTACAACTACTTTACAGTCAAACTGGAAAAGATTGCCACTCTATGGGCAGCTGAGCTGAGGaaatagcttgctgatgctgaGAGGGCGAGAtcgctctccccttcccttcccaccaaagctccactccctcccctgcacacacggcaccttccacaccctcctttcagtcattagcccagCGGGAAACCACTGACTTGGCTGCTGaacaccttccctgccagccgagctgagctggctcaccaaggctcaggctggcaccCGGGAACCGGCCAcgctgtcacctcctccttaggggcagcaggctggcggACCCGCACCtttagtgctctggagctgcagcctcgaCTGCTTTTGAGGGTGTTTTCCTATCATGGTGTGAATATCAAGCAAATCGTGAAGCAGTCATCAAGGAACAAAGGAAATCTTTTAAGAATGCAAGCACAGAATATAGCAACTGTGGCTTTGCctcctttcagcagggaggaacgAGTAGGTCCCTCTTCATCTCCCTTACATCCTGTACAAATTGCACCGCAAGCTCCTTCCATGCCTGAGAGAATCTCCTGCACAGCTaattaaacaaaaccagcactCCTGCGTCAACTGTATGGGAACAaatgccaccaaaaaaaaaaaaataaattcagtggcCTATAGTAAgtttttattcacctttcttgtgtagactgaacagcccacaagtagCAATAGTTGTGAGGATCCTtctcaggctcttgaaaagtaacaGCGTAGACAGgcatccttcctccttcaagctgagagcagtgcctgcagggttaaaaataataataataaaattataaccACACAAAAAGACACCAGGTGAGCCCAgtggccctgcctgtttgtagaaggACAGAAGCATCCCTGGAGCAAAGAGCACCTGACGTGCTTCTCCTCAAAGCACAGAAGGTCACACTCCCATCTCAAACAAGTGAGTCGAGGAAGCGACTACTTTTGATGCAACAGCCCAGAGGTGAGGAAATTACTCTCCATCACGTGCAATCATAACCTGCgtttatctcctcctctgcctgcggagGAGGACgaacatgaaagattcc from the Phalacrocorax carbo unplaced genomic scaffold, bPhaCar2.1 SCAFFOLD_54, whole genome shotgun sequence genome contains:
- the LOC135311145 gene encoding protein ELYS-like, coding for MDAVTGEGLSAHRVSGAHEQPPTIRVVKEVSWQTGTGLLVALREAEGSVLCLYDPGTSRVVKAVVLPGRVTGIEPITSPGGASVSPQHLHRALQGLFGVAAVATDGGHLLLVDLCLDDLSCSQSEYEPSGLTVATRIAAGVPQGRETVAREGRHLCFQLQSPSGTAISTPCYISRSNQLAVGSSDGCLSLWDVKTLKQEHCSQLEGGRMPVYAVTFQEPEKDPHNYCYLWAVQSTQESEGDAVSLHLLRLEFGDRRRLPSGQVMYERLASCVEKYSLDLTGRAFPLRGQSSKTKLLSCQAVEIFPNHVGREDSVDEVISPDTSVSVFSWQVNTRGQGKPSTYVGVFDFDCWYHAQMPGSLRPEESLQDCPYFARWSLDTVTSMTSPNHILDIVVQERSLNWTVPPSYPLPEQCFHPSTYKFVR
- the LOC135311160 gene encoding protein ELYS-like gives rise to the protein MRFSRPFYNSPLIQSYYVAHRQKLECLSRGKWDSDCLMVDGMVSQFGEQVEELWRGDEGGTGKYPPPSLRALLELYLLEGVEESHKHAITIYLLLDITHSSPNKTETSVDSFAAAFAIPLGLVKLIQGFWFLDHKDYDNSLALLFEPAAIKPVSWQDVRILQSLMCQGEHGRALTYLQVMKPPFASSREARLFLTVLLSNRCMAEAWGLLQQHTTKINVEEL